In Nakamurella antarctica, the following are encoded in one genomic region:
- the nadD gene encoding nicotinate-nucleotide adenylyltransferase, which translates to MSPITRHSGARRRIGIMGGTFDPIHHGHLVAASEVADRFDLDEVIFVPTGQPWQKAGVTPAEDRYLMTVIATAANPRFSVSRVDIDRPGPTYTVDTLTDLRRTDPEADWFFITGADALTAIMSWKNVAQVFGLAHFIGVTRPGYSMAELTLPPDAVTLMEVPALAISSTDCRARVRGGGPVWYLVPDGVVQYIAKHRLYQEDSGEHRRRVPEPEHRPDGIVLPPGIAKEITESFEGEQ; encoded by the coding sequence ATGAGTCCGATCACCAGGCACAGCGGGGCCCGCCGGCGTATCGGAATTATGGGTGGCACCTTCGACCCGATCCACCACGGCCACCTCGTGGCGGCGAGCGAAGTAGCGGACAGGTTCGACCTTGACGAGGTTATCTTCGTCCCCACCGGGCAACCGTGGCAGAAGGCTGGCGTGACACCTGCGGAAGACCGCTACCTGATGACCGTAATCGCCACCGCAGCCAACCCGCGGTTCTCCGTTTCACGAGTCGACATTGACCGCCCCGGACCGACTTACACCGTCGATACGCTCACCGATCTGCGCCGGACCGACCCGGAAGCTGACTGGTTTTTCATCACGGGCGCAGATGCTTTGACCGCCATAATGAGTTGGAAGAATGTCGCCCAGGTGTTTGGCTTGGCACATTTCATCGGTGTCACCAGGCCTGGCTACAGCATGGCCGAGTTGACGTTGCCGCCGGATGCCGTCACGTTGATGGAAGTTCCGGCGTTGGCCATCTCATCCACAGACTGCCGAGCGCGAGTGCGCGGCGGCGGCCCGGTGTGGTATCTGGTACCGGACGGCGTTGTGCAATACATCGCCAAACATAGGCTGTACCAAGAGGATTCCGGCGAGCACCGACGAAGAGTGCCGGAACCAGAACACAGACCGGACGGCATCGTGTTGCCGCCTGGTATCGCGAAAGAAATTACTGAAAGTTTTGAGGGAGAGCAGTGA
- a CDS encoding RNA-binding S4 domain-containing protein, which produces MPEASDIRQVEITGSGIRLGQLLKFADLIEIGSEAKEVIADGSVRVNGDVELRRGRQLERGDVVTLGSGPSAESVRLI; this is translated from the coding sequence GTGCCTGAAGCTTCCGATATCCGTCAGGTCGAGATCACCGGCAGTGGTATCCGGCTCGGTCAGCTGCTCAAATTTGCGGACCTGATTGAAATTGGGTCGGAGGCTAAAGAGGTGATCGCTGATGGCAGCGTCCGCGTGAACGGCGATGTCGAACTGCGCCGAGGACGACAACTTGAACGTGGCGACGTGGTCACCTTGGGCAGTGGACCAAGCGCTGAGTCTGTTCGGCTGATCTAG
- the rpmA gene encoding 50S ribosomal protein L27, with protein MAHKKGASSSKNGRDSNAQRLGVKRFGGQVVSAGEILVRQRGTKFHPGVLVGIGKDDTLFALSAGAVEFGKKRGRKTVNIVVAPVLAAAEAVSA; from the coding sequence ATGGCACATAAAAAGGGCGCGTCCAGTTCTAAGAACGGTCGCGATTCGAATGCACAGCGGTTGGGCGTCAAGCGTTTCGGCGGCCAGGTTGTCAGCGCCGGCGAGATCCTCGTCCGCCAGCGCGGCACCAAGTTCCACCCGGGCGTGCTCGTCGGAATCGGCAAGGACGACACGTTGTTCGCGCTGAGCGCCGGCGCAGTGGAGTTCGGCAAGAAGCGCGGTCGTAAGACGGTCAACATCGTCGTGGCTCCGGTTTTAGCAGCAGCTGAAGCGGTTTCCGCTTAA
- the obgE gene encoding GTPase ObgE gives MARFIDRTVLHLQAGDGGHGCSSVHREKFKPLGGPDGGNGGNGGNVTLVVDPNVHTLLDFHFRPHARAGNGKPGAGDNRDGAQGENLELRVPDGTVILDEQGEILVDLVGAGTRFVAAMGGRGGLGNFALASRARKAPGFALLGETGEVVDITLELKSVADVGLVGFPSAGKSSLVSVLSAAKPKIADYPFTTLSPNLGVVSAGSEIFTIADVPGLIPGASQGKGLGLDFLRHIERCSVLVHVVDCATFEGDRDPQSDIEALEHELREYTPSLATDLADRPRVVVLNKMDVPEARELADLVKPDLEAAGYQVFEISTASREGLRELTFALAEVVRADREARPKAAAERIVLRPKAVNAPQFVVKEDPEIDGGFIVIGTRPERWIKQTDFTNDEAIGFLADRLARLGVEHELAKKGARPGAPVTIGPVTFDWEPTTLAGIDVMQIGRGGDVRLEQTLRVGATERKALHRLRRGLDVEGHEFDDLDLDRLRSELEQGMHPESGPGQADAEHVADASGDFVEGGR, from the coding sequence ATGGCCCGCTTTATCGATCGCACCGTGCTGCACCTGCAGGCCGGCGATGGCGGGCACGGTTGTTCCTCCGTGCACCGTGAGAAATTCAAGCCCCTCGGTGGACCTGATGGAGGCAATGGAGGTAACGGTGGGAACGTCACCCTCGTCGTGGACCCAAATGTGCACACTCTGCTCGACTTTCACTTCCGGCCACACGCGAGGGCCGGCAACGGTAAGCCGGGAGCGGGTGACAACCGCGACGGTGCTCAGGGCGAAAACTTGGAGCTTCGGGTGCCCGACGGCACAGTGATCCTGGACGAGCAGGGCGAGATCCTGGTCGACCTGGTGGGAGCCGGAACGCGCTTCGTGGCTGCCATGGGTGGTCGCGGTGGTCTCGGTAACTTCGCTCTGGCATCTCGGGCCCGCAAGGCGCCGGGTTTCGCACTGCTCGGCGAGACCGGTGAAGTTGTTGACATCACGTTGGAACTCAAGTCGGTGGCCGACGTTGGTCTCGTGGGGTTCCCGTCTGCAGGCAAATCATCGTTGGTTTCGGTCCTTTCTGCCGCGAAGCCGAAAATTGCCGACTACCCTTTCACCACCTTGAGCCCCAACCTGGGGGTGGTCAGCGCTGGCAGCGAGATCTTCACCATTGCCGATGTGCCGGGTCTCATCCCCGGTGCGTCGCAGGGTAAGGGCCTGGGCCTAGATTTCCTTCGCCATATCGAACGCTGCTCGGTGCTGGTCCACGTTGTCGACTGCGCCACCTTCGAAGGCGATCGCGATCCACAGTCCGACATTGAGGCCCTGGAACACGAACTCCGTGAGTACACACCATCATTGGCCACCGACCTGGCAGATCGCCCCAGAGTCGTCGTGCTCAACAAGATGGATGTGCCGGAGGCGCGTGAGCTCGCCGATCTGGTTAAACCGGATCTCGAAGCTGCGGGATACCAGGTGTTCGAAATTTCCACGGCAAGCCGAGAAGGTTTGCGAGAGCTCACGTTTGCTCTCGCCGAGGTGGTTCGCGCTGACCGGGAGGCACGCCCGAAGGCCGCCGCCGAGCGAATCGTGTTGCGCCCCAAGGCTGTCAACGCACCGCAATTCGTTGTGAAGGAAGACCCGGAAATCGACGGCGGCTTCATCGTCATCGGGACAAGGCCCGAACGGTGGATCAAGCAAACCGACTTCACTAATGACGAAGCTATCGGCTTCCTCGCCGACCGCCTTGCCAGGCTTGGGGTGGAACACGAGTTGGCGAAGAAGGGTGCTCGGCCCGGTGCGCCCGTCACCATCGGTCCCGTCACGTTCGATTGGGAGCCAACAACACTGGCTGGAATCGACGTCATGCAGATTGGCCGCGGCGGCGATGTTCGCCTCGAGCAGACGTTGCGGGTTGGTGCCACCGAGCGCAAGGCGCTGCATAGATTACGGCGCGGTCTGGACGTGGAAGGCCATGAGTTTGATGACCTTGACCTCGACCGGTTGCGGTCCGAACTCGAGCAGGGCATGCATCCAGAAAGTGGCCCCGGGCAGGCAGACGCAGAGCACGTGGCGGACGCATCGGGTGACTTCGTCGAGGGTGGTCGCTGA
- a CDS encoding ComEA family DNA-binding protein — MRTPSDPTRRLQVLVGRGTTSDESPLASTAPGWVPDWKAPVSAQSHPSGPATVLAVSPLQTSGISAEGNDAGNESCAECGSDDVDAEGNCSSRHDGSRGRLRHQGAGPSGRWGRFKTRWIPEPLRGARVDPGRKGALVLASVAALAAVAAALGVWLTVPSQQQVPAMPLSGLGLTGLGAGESAAASASRVSSPPATAAPALTEIFVSVTGKVARPGLVRLEPGARVADAIAAAGGIAEGVDLTGLNLAAKLSDGDSVVVISGAGNVVGTQQSSNSGAANTGKLINLNTADATLLETLPGVGPVMAANIIGRRESDGPFTAVEQLQEVSGIGPSRYATLSPLVTV, encoded by the coding sequence GTGCGCACCCCCAGTGATCCGACGAGGCGGCTCCAGGTGCTGGTGGGTCGGGGCACTACGAGTGACGAGTCGCCGCTCGCGAGCACGGCGCCAGGCTGGGTCCCAGACTGGAAGGCCCCGGTAAGCGCGCAGTCACACCCCTCCGGTCCAGCGACTGTGCTGGCTGTTTCGCCGCTGCAGACTAGCGGCATCAGTGCAGAAGGTAACGATGCCGGAAATGAATCGTGCGCAGAATGCGGCAGTGATGACGTAGACGCCGAGGGGAACTGCAGCTCTCGCCATGATGGGAGCCGGGGCCGGCTGCGGCACCAGGGGGCCGGGCCGTCAGGTCGATGGGGCCGGTTCAAGACTCGGTGGATCCCAGAGCCACTGCGGGGTGCTCGCGTAGATCCCGGACGAAAGGGAGCGCTCGTCCTAGCTTCGGTCGCCGCTCTTGCCGCGGTAGCGGCCGCACTCGGTGTGTGGCTGACTGTTCCTAGCCAGCAACAAGTCCCGGCTATGCCGCTGAGCGGGCTGGGTCTGACTGGGCTTGGTGCTGGCGAATCGGCAGCAGCAAGTGCGTCTCGGGTCTCGTCGCCGCCAGCGACAGCCGCGCCTGCGCTGACTGAGATTTTTGTCTCGGTAACTGGCAAAGTAGCCAGGCCCGGGCTGGTCCGTCTGGAGCCTGGGGCGCGAGTGGCGGATGCCATCGCGGCAGCGGGCGGGATAGCCGAAGGAGTGGATCTGACCGGCCTCAACCTGGCGGCGAAACTCTCCGACGGGGACTCTGTCGTAGTGATATCCGGAGCCGGAAACGTTGTGGGCACGCAGCAGTCGAGTAACTCCGGGGCTGCTAATACCGGGAAGCTGATCAACCTCAACACCGCCGATGCGACGCTGCTGGAAACCCTGCCCGGGGTGGGCCCGGTCATGGCCGCAAACATTATCGGGCGTCGCGAAAGCGATGGCCCCTTCACCGCGGTAGAGCAACTGCAAGAAGTGTCCGGCATTGGGCCATCGCGGTATGCAACGCTGTCGCCGCTGGTGACAGTGTGA
- a CDS encoding histidine phosphatase family protein, translated as MTLERLVLMRHGQTDWNVAFRMQGHSNIALNAVGRSQAVAAAPSVAALAPGVIVSSDLDRAHDTALEVAALLGQKVLIDKRLRETHMGQWEGLTRDDVVTGWPGEWAQWRTTSAHKSPPDGESRWQVAQRANQVVTELDAGNTDSALLVVHGGLIVGLTGLLLDLPDAVWGHLIGVNNCHWVVLHRLDGADITSGWRLHSYNAGLASVVIPGGEDEVPGA; from the coding sequence ATGACCCTGGAACGCCTTGTCCTGATGCGCCACGGCCAGACGGACTGGAATGTTGCGTTCCGAATGCAGGGCCATAGCAATATTGCGCTCAACGCAGTGGGCCGCAGCCAAGCGGTGGCGGCGGCGCCCTCGGTGGCGGCGCTTGCCCCGGGTGTCATCGTCTCCTCTGATCTTGACAGGGCTCACGACACGGCGCTGGAGGTTGCAGCGCTGCTGGGTCAGAAGGTGTTGATCGACAAGCGCCTGCGTGAGACGCATATGGGCCAGTGGGAAGGGTTGACCCGAGACGACGTGGTTACTGGCTGGCCCGGCGAGTGGGCACAGTGGCGCACCACTTCGGCGCACAAATCGCCCCCGGACGGGGAGTCGCGCTGGCAGGTTGCGCAGCGGGCAAACCAGGTGGTGACCGAATTGGATGCGGGAAACACGGATAGCGCGCTTCTGGTGGTGCACGGCGGGCTTATTGTCGGCCTGACCGGGCTGCTACTCGATTTGCCGGATGCGGTGTGGGGCCATTTGATTGGCGTCAACAACTGCCACTGGGTGGTACTGCATCGCCTTGACGGCGCCGACATTACCTCGGGCTGGCGACTCCATTCCTACAATGCCGGACTTGCCAGTGTCGTCATCCCCGGCGGCGAAGATGAGGTGCCCGGTGCCTGA
- the proB gene encoding glutamate 5-kinase, which translates to MAGPNLARRAVAAAKVIVVKVGSSSLTTSAGGLDRARLDGLVDALAARQLAGSHVVLVSSGAIAAGLAPLGLRRRPKDLATQQASASVGQLLLIEQYAGSFSRFGLTVGQVLLTTDDVVRRSHYRNAQRTMSKLLQFGVVPVVNENDTVATQEIRFGDNDKLAALVAHLVGADALVLLSDVDGLYTGDPRLPGSLKVSTVQTATDLEGIDIGAAGSDVGTGGMASKLTAATTATGAGIPVLLASASDAALALSTESAGPVVGTAFESAPRRTNARLFWLRHAATSAGTISLDAGAVAAVIGRRKSLLPAGITGHAGDFEAGDVVDLLDPAGAIVARGFVGHDACELVAMIGRTLADLPVEQRHEVVHADDVVAI; encoded by the coding sequence GTGGCCGGGCCGAACTTGGCCCGCCGCGCCGTAGCTGCGGCCAAGGTCATTGTCGTCAAAGTTGGATCGTCCTCGCTCACCACGTCAGCGGGAGGGTTGGACCGCGCACGACTCGATGGACTGGTAGACGCGCTGGCGGCCCGCCAACTGGCTGGCTCCCACGTCGTGTTGGTGTCCTCCGGTGCTATCGCCGCTGGTCTCGCGCCACTCGGGCTTCGGCGCAGGCCGAAAGACCTTGCCACCCAGCAAGCGTCAGCCTCGGTAGGGCAGCTGCTGCTGATCGAGCAGTATGCGGGTTCTTTCAGTCGGTTTGGTTTGACGGTCGGTCAAGTGCTGTTGACCACCGATGATGTGGTTCGCCGCTCGCACTATCGCAATGCTCAGCGCACTATGAGCAAGTTGCTGCAGTTCGGGGTTGTGCCCGTCGTCAACGAAAACGACACCGTGGCCACCCAGGAGATCCGGTTCGGCGACAACGACAAGCTTGCGGCGCTGGTCGCGCACCTGGTCGGCGCCGACGCGCTGGTGTTGTTGTCGGACGTCGACGGGCTTTACACAGGTGATCCTCGCCTGCCGGGGTCGCTGAAGGTATCAACGGTCCAGACCGCCACCGACTTAGAGGGTATCGACATCGGGGCAGCCGGAAGCGATGTCGGCACCGGCGGGATGGCCTCCAAACTGACGGCGGCCACCACCGCTACCGGCGCAGGGATCCCGGTGCTGTTGGCATCGGCCTCCGATGCGGCCCTGGCGTTGTCCACTGAATCTGCCGGTCCGGTTGTGGGAACCGCGTTTGAGTCAGCGCCACGGCGCACCAACGCTCGGCTTTTTTGGCTGCGTCACGCCGCTACCTCGGCCGGAACCATTTCTCTCGATGCGGGTGCTGTCGCGGCGGTGATCGGCCGGCGTAAGTCCCTCCTGCCAGCCGGCATCACCGGACATGCCGGTGATTTCGAAGCCGGCGATGTGGTGGACCTGCTGGACCCCGCTGGAGCGATCGTTGCGCGCGGTTTCGTGGGACACGACGCGTGCGAGTTAGTGGCCATGATTGGCCGGACGCTGGCAGATCTGCCGGTGGAGCAGCGGCACGAAGTGGTGCACGCCGACGATGTGGTGGCGATATGA
- a CDS encoding ComEC/Rec2 family competence protein has protein sequence MTRAAPAHGSQPVHAAPNRARIKRSARMVEAEVKPPIDLRLAAPAAAVWMGSALTLWLRPALGFGTVSALSLLALVLGLLIRSRSSHTSFLMRSAVLPGCAAVFLCLLASSGAAALRVHAAEKDPVNLAAALGDWGRLELTITSDPQRMESSFGAAEPGNSRFLIRAWSVGVDTGDGVRSTSSSITVFGVGSTWGDLIPGEKVVAYGTFAPDAYSAFPGATLTAKSDPQVTGAAPWYQRAAVRVRDDFVHASARLAPESAGLLPGIILGDVSGISVALSADAKVAGLAHLLAVSGSHFSILCGAAMVFFRRAGPRPAAVLGFVLLVMLVVIVRPGPSVLRAAVMGAVTMLALLVGRTRTALPALFAAVIGLLFYDPALSVSPGFALSVLATGGLVLVAPAWSESLQRRGWPAGWADLLVVPIVAHLFTMPIVAAISGSISLASVPANILVAPVVAPLLILGAAAAAVVVFVPWAAEILIAGAGPLVGWIASVAHMAADWPLATVPWSSSVWGVMGLAALAAAAAFTLRARRIRALAAALTAGVAVVLIPSAALSIGWPPEAWAVVGCEVGQGDGFVLSTGEPGSAVVIDTGPDPDLMDACLERLGITAITLLVLTHLHADHVDGLEGAIRGRTVGALAVGPGREPKSAWQTVTRLAAVRGIPMMELAMGQRFSAGDVLLDVLGPDRGRIGSFLSPNDQSVVFRADVGGIRILFTGDIEDEAQRALLADGVDVRAEVLKLPHHGSATLLPALIAAVDAQVVMIGVGIGNDFSHPTKFALDTVRAAGARVVLRTDTDGDIAVCLGAGGISTATRGPSLRVGVG, from the coding sequence GTGACCAGAGCTGCGCCAGCCCACGGATCGCAGCCGGTGCACGCCGCTCCGAATCGTGCTCGCATCAAGCGTTCCGCGCGAATGGTCGAGGCAGAGGTGAAGCCGCCGATCGACCTGCGGTTAGCGGCGCCAGCCGCTGCGGTATGGATGGGCAGCGCCCTTACCCTGTGGCTTCGCCCAGCGCTGGGTTTCGGGACGGTGTCAGCCTTGAGCTTGCTCGCTCTCGTGCTGGGGCTGCTGATCAGGTCACGAAGTTCACACACGTCCTTCCTCATGAGATCCGCTGTCCTGCCGGGGTGCGCCGCTGTATTCCTGTGCTTGTTGGCATCGAGCGGCGCGGCAGCGCTCCGGGTGCACGCCGCGGAGAAAGATCCAGTCAATCTGGCCGCGGCTCTGGGCGACTGGGGTCGCCTTGAGCTGACGATCACCTCCGATCCGCAGCGGATGGAATCGTCGTTCGGCGCCGCAGAACCGGGAAACAGCAGGTTCCTGATCAGGGCGTGGTCAGTGGGCGTGGACACCGGCGATGGCGTGAGATCGACCAGCAGCTCAATCACTGTTTTCGGTGTTGGGTCGACCTGGGGCGATCTGATTCCGGGTGAAAAGGTCGTCGCCTATGGGACTTTCGCTCCAGACGCGTATTCGGCCTTTCCTGGCGCAACACTGACGGCAAAGTCCGACCCGCAGGTCACCGGCGCCGCTCCCTGGTATCAGAGGGCCGCGGTGCGAGTTCGTGATGACTTTGTGCACGCGAGCGCACGGCTCGCGCCCGAGTCGGCGGGGCTGCTGCCAGGGATCATTCTGGGTGATGTGTCCGGCATCAGCGTCGCACTTTCGGCCGACGCCAAAGTGGCGGGTCTTGCGCACTTGCTGGCTGTATCGGGCAGCCATTTCTCGATTTTGTGCGGTGCTGCAATGGTCTTCTTTCGTAGGGCAGGTCCGAGGCCTGCTGCGGTGCTGGGGTTTGTCCTGCTGGTGATGCTTGTAGTGATTGTGCGGCCCGGGCCATCCGTCTTACGCGCGGCCGTGATGGGTGCGGTAACCATGCTGGCGCTTCTCGTCGGACGAACGCGGACGGCGCTGCCCGCGTTGTTCGCAGCCGTCATCGGGTTGCTTTTCTATGACCCCGCACTCTCGGTGAGTCCTGGTTTCGCGCTGTCCGTCCTGGCGACCGGGGGTCTCGTGCTTGTCGCTCCCGCGTGGTCAGAGTCCCTTCAGCGCAGGGGATGGCCCGCGGGCTGGGCGGATCTGCTGGTGGTGCCTATCGTGGCGCACCTGTTCACGATGCCAATAGTGGCAGCTATTTCGGGCTCGATTTCGCTCGCGTCGGTACCCGCAAACATCCTGGTTGCTCCGGTGGTGGCGCCGTTGCTCATTCTTGGCGCAGCCGCTGCAGCTGTCGTGGTTTTCGTGCCCTGGGCTGCGGAAATTTTGATAGCAGGGGCTGGTCCACTGGTGGGTTGGATCGCGTCGGTCGCGCACATGGCCGCCGATTGGCCGCTGGCGACGGTGCCATGGTCGTCATCGGTGTGGGGCGTGATGGGGCTCGCTGCCCTTGCTGCGGCGGCAGCATTTACCCTGCGTGCCCGACGGATTCGAGCACTCGCTGCGGCGCTAACGGCAGGCGTTGCAGTGGTGCTAATCCCGAGCGCGGCGTTGTCCATAGGTTGGCCACCCGAAGCCTGGGCGGTGGTGGGATGCGAAGTGGGACAGGGGGACGGGTTCGTGCTGTCCACAGGCGAACCCGGTTCAGCCGTTGTCATCGACACCGGGCCAGATCCGGATCTCATGGATGCTTGCCTCGAGCGATTAGGAATCACGGCGATCACGTTGCTGGTGTTAACACATCTGCATGCCGACCATGTTGACGGGCTCGAGGGTGCTATCCGGGGGCGGACTGTCGGCGCCCTCGCAGTAGGTCCCGGTCGGGAGCCGAAGTCTGCGTGGCAGACGGTGACCCGGTTGGCTGCCGTTCGCGGTATTCCCATGATGGAACTCGCTATGGGACAACGATTCTCGGCCGGCGATGTCTTACTTGACGTATTGGGACCAGATCGTGGCAGGATCGGGAGCTTCCTCTCACCGAACGATCAATCGGTGGTGTTCCGCGCAGATGTGGGCGGAATCAGGATTCTATTCACGGGGGATATCGAAGACGAGGCGCAGCGAGCGTTGCTCGCCGATGGCGTCGATGTGCGGGCAGAGGTGTTGAAGCTCCCGCATCACGGCTCGGCCACCCTGTTGCCCGCGCTGATTGCGGCCGTCGACGCGCAAGTCGTGATGATCGGCGTGGGTATCGGGAACGACTTTTCGCATCCCACCAAATTTGCGCTCGACACGGTGCGCGCGGCTGGCGCGCGGGTGGTGCTGCGCACTGATACCGACGGGGATATCGCGGTGTGTCTGGGCGCGGGCGGCATCTCAACGGCTACTCGAGGGCCCTCCCTCCGCGTCGGGGTCGGTTAA
- a CDS encoding glutamate-5-semialdehyde dehydrogenase yields MTTMRTQANRTVEVTREEVLAVAARAKAVAPHLAVLSSAAKDAALQGMANAIRKQSAAIMSANAEDVAAAASAGVSDALIDRLRLDPLRVEAMALGLEELIALPDPVGVAVRGSVLPNGLHLQQVRVPLGVVAIIYEARPNVTVDAAGIALKSSNAVLLRGSASAYASNRALVGILSAAAVESGLPADAVQLVPGTDRDSVKHLMTARGLVDVIIPRGGAGLIKAVVDGSTVPVIETGVGNVHVFVDASADLEMARNIVLNSKTRRPSVCNAAETLLIHADIADVAVPALVGALQEAGVTVHADARVSALIGGTVPATEADFDAEYLSMDIAAAVVDNFEAALAHIAAHSTGHTEAIVTSDLASANEFTRRVDAAAVMVNASTGFTDGGQFGFGAEMGISTQKLHARGPMGLAELTSTKYIVIGTGQIRPVS; encoded by the coding sequence ATGACGACGATGCGAACTCAGGCCAACCGGACTGTCGAGGTAACTCGGGAGGAAGTCCTGGCGGTAGCAGCCAGGGCGAAGGCGGTTGCTCCGCACCTCGCTGTGTTGTCTAGCGCTGCGAAAGATGCTGCGTTGCAGGGGATGGCGAACGCAATCCGCAAACAATCGGCCGCAATTATGTCTGCCAACGCTGAGGATGTCGCAGCCGCCGCGAGCGCGGGCGTCAGTGACGCGCTCATCGACAGGCTGCGCCTTGACCCACTGCGCGTGGAAGCGATGGCGCTCGGGCTCGAAGAACTTATCGCCCTTCCTGATCCGGTGGGTGTCGCCGTTCGGGGTTCGGTGCTGCCCAACGGGTTGCACTTGCAACAGGTCAGGGTTCCCCTCGGGGTGGTGGCAATCATTTACGAAGCGCGCCCCAACGTCACGGTTGATGCCGCGGGGATCGCGCTAAAATCGTCAAATGCCGTTCTGCTGCGCGGTTCTGCTTCTGCGTATGCCTCGAATCGCGCCCTCGTAGGCATTCTGTCCGCGGCTGCTGTGGAATCAGGACTGCCAGCTGACGCGGTGCAATTGGTGCCTGGCACCGATCGGGATTCGGTGAAACACCTGATGACCGCGCGCGGATTAGTGGACGTGATTATCCCGCGCGGCGGCGCAGGTCTGATCAAAGCGGTGGTGGACGGCTCAACCGTTCCTGTAATCGAGACCGGCGTGGGGAATGTGCACGTCTTCGTTGATGCCTCCGCAGATCTTGAGATGGCGCGCAACATCGTGCTCAATTCGAAGACCCGTCGCCCCAGTGTGTGCAACGCCGCCGAGACCCTGTTGATCCACGCCGATATCGCTGATGTTGCAGTTCCCGCCTTGGTGGGGGCACTCCAAGAAGCAGGTGTCACAGTCCACGCCGATGCAAGAGTGTCGGCGCTCATCGGTGGTACCGTACCCGCGACCGAGGCTGACTTCGACGCTGAGTACCTTTCAATGGATATCGCCGCAGCCGTGGTCGACAACTTCGAAGCAGCGCTGGCCCATATTGCAGCGCACTCGACCGGCCACACCGAAGCAATCGTGACGTCGGACCTGGCATCTGCCAATGAGTTCACGCGCAGGGTCGACGCCGCAGCTGTCATGGTCAATGCATCAACGGGTTTCACGGACGGCGGCCAGTTCGGGTTCGGTGCCGAGATGGGAATCTCCACCCAAAAGCTGCATGCGCGCGGACCAATGGGTCTGGCCGAACTCACCTCTACTAAGTACATCGTCATCGGAACCGGGCAGATTCGGCCGGTTTCATGA